The following are encoded in a window of Bacteroidales bacterium genomic DNA:
- a CDS encoding class I mannose-6-phosphate isomerase has protein sequence MNKLYPLKFRPVFKDKIWGGSKIKNLLGLNYGNLFNCGEAWVLSGVNRNETIVSEGFLEGNELNELVEIYMDDLVGEKVYKKYQNEFPILVKFIDANDYLSIQVHPDDALAQQRGLGNGKTEMWYIISAEEGAELISGFNRIMDKKTYLHHLKNNTLQEILNVEKVKAGDVFFMPAGRVHALGPGILMAEIQQTSDITYRIYDYDRTDSSGKRRDLHTEEALDAIDFEFYDSYRSHYPSIKNKSVEVVNQPFFTTHIIHLDQPVSRDYSALDSFVICTCVHGEVEIIYPEGKIGLKLGECLLIPNEINEIRILPLIESKILETFIL, from the coding sequence ATGAACAAGTTATACCCACTTAAGTTCAGGCCTGTCTTCAAAGATAAAATCTGGGGTGGCAGCAAAATTAAAAATCTGCTGGGATTAAATTATGGGAATCTTTTTAATTGTGGTGAAGCATGGGTGTTGTCAGGAGTGAACAGAAATGAAACCATCGTTTCGGAAGGATTCCTCGAAGGTAATGAGTTGAACGAACTCGTCGAAATTTATATGGACGACCTGGTGGGAGAAAAGGTGTACAAAAAATACCAGAACGAATTTCCCATCCTGGTCAAATTTATCGATGCCAACGATTACCTCTCCATCCAGGTACATCCGGATGATGCACTGGCACAGCAACGTGGATTGGGTAACGGAAAAACTGAAATGTGGTACATCATCAGTGCAGAGGAAGGCGCTGAGCTGATCAGCGGTTTCAACCGTATAATGGATAAAAAAACTTATTTGCATCACCTGAAAAATAATACCCTGCAAGAAATTCTTAATGTTGAAAAGGTAAAAGCAGGGGATGTGTTTTTTATGCCGGCGGGCAGGGTGCACGCGCTTGGCCCCGGGATTTTGATGGCCGAAATCCAGCAAACCTCCGACATCACTTACAGGATTTATGATTATGACCGGACGGACAGTTCCGGTAAACGGCGCGATCTGCACACCGAAGAAGCTCTTGATGCCATTGATTTTGAATTTTATGACAGTTACAGGAGTCATTATCCCAGCATCAAAAATAAAAGCGTGGAAGTGGTCAATCAGCCATTTTTCACTACCCATATCATCCACCTCGACCAACCCGTTTCAAGGGATTATTCAGCACTCGACTCGTTTGTCATCTGCACCTGCGTGCATGGAGAGGTTGAGATTATTTATCCTGAGGGAAAAATTGGCCTGAAATTGGGTGAATGTTTGCTCATTCCAAATGAAATCAATGAGATTCGGATCCTACCCCTGATCGAGTCGAAAATTTTGGAAACGTTCATTTTGTAG
- a CDS encoding amidohydrolase produces the protein MKIPNDQLNQIIALRKDLHKNPELSGVEIETAKKIKAFLKLCSADEIIEDVGGHGLIAIYESRIPGKSILLRADMDALPIPEINDFEHHSVNAFVSHKCGHDGHLVILAGVAQQLRSNPPEKGRVILLFQPAEETGEGAVTVINDSKFKDLQIDFVFALHNLPGFRKNSIIIRKQHFAAASKGMIIKLSGKTSHAANPEQGISPALAISEIISKFSGLSNAREGFDAFKLITIIHARLGERAFGTSPGYAEVMATLRSYSNDDMELLTNKAINIVEQIADKYGLHEKIEWTEQFPASVNDDECVDLVRTVAVENKFPVREMAEPFRWSEDFGQFLSRHPGALFGVGAGKNHPSLHNPDYDFPDEIIKTGIAMFYGIIKKVGEME, from the coding sequence ATGAAAATCCCAAACGATCAGCTCAATCAAATCATTGCATTAAGGAAAGATCTTCACAAAAATCCCGAACTTTCGGGCGTTGAAATTGAAACTGCAAAGAAAATAAAAGCTTTCCTAAAATTATGCTCTGCTGATGAAATTATTGAGGATGTTGGTGGGCATGGTCTAATCGCTATTTATGAAAGTCGAATTCCCGGAAAATCTATCCTGCTTCGCGCTGATATGGATGCACTTCCAATCCCGGAAATAAATGACTTTGAACATCATTCGGTAAATGCATTTGTCAGTCACAAATGCGGCCACGACGGGCACCTTGTTATCCTTGCCGGAGTAGCTCAACAACTTAGATCCAATCCTCCAGAGAAAGGTCGTGTAATCCTGCTTTTTCAGCCTGCCGAAGAAACCGGTGAAGGCGCTGTAACAGTGATAAATGACTCAAAATTTAAAGATTTACAGATTGACTTTGTATTCGCATTGCATAATTTGCCGGGGTTCAGGAAAAACTCCATCATCATCCGAAAACAACATTTTGCTGCAGCTTCGAAAGGAATGATCATCAAACTTTCCGGTAAAACATCACATGCAGCGAATCCAGAACAGGGAATCAGTCCGGCACTTGCAATCTCTGAGATCATCAGCAAATTTTCAGGTTTATCGAATGCCAGGGAAGGTTTTGACGCTTTCAAACTGATCACAATAATTCATGCCAGGCTCGGCGAGAGGGCTTTTGGTACTTCTCCCGGTTATGCAGAGGTAATGGCTACCTTACGCAGCTATAGTAATGATGATATGGAGTTGTTGACAAACAAAGCCATCAACATAGTCGAACAAATTGCCGACAAATACGGACTTCACGAAAAAATCGAATGGACAGAGCAGTTTCCGGCTTCGGTAAATGACGATGAATGCGTTGATTTGGTCAGAACAGTAGCTGTTGAAAATAAATTCCCAGTCAGGGAGATGGCAGAGCCATTTCGGTGGTCAGAAGATTTTGGGCAATTTTTATCAAGACATCCCGGGGCTCTGTTCGGTGTTGGCGCCGGTAAGAATCATCCTTCATTACACAATCCGGATTATGATTTCCCGGATGAGATCATCAAAACCGGAATCGCCATGTTTTATGGAATTATCAAAAAGGTCGGGGAAATGGAATAA
- a CDS encoding TlpA family protein disulfide reductase, with product MKKLLFLVILISSTTVLLAQNEAKTLFRLPETSIQTLEGKPFETKDMQNDGKPILLTFWATWCKPCMREHDAINEMYGEWVEETGLKVYAISIDDARSTKRVMPTVNGKGWEFEVLLDPNGDLKRLMNVNIPPHVFVLNGNKEVVWQHVGYLDGDELKYIEVVEKLLAGEPIE from the coding sequence ATGAAAAAATTGCTTTTTCTTGTTATTCTAATCAGTTCAACAACAGTTCTGCTGGCTCAAAATGAAGCCAAAACTTTATTCCGGTTGCCGGAAACATCCATTCAGACCCTTGAAGGAAAACCTTTTGAAACGAAGGATATGCAAAATGACGGTAAACCAATCCTTCTCACTTTTTGGGCAACCTGGTGTAAACCGTGCATGCGCGAGCATGACGCCATTAATGAAATGTACGGTGAATGGGTCGAAGAGACCGGGTTAAAAGTGTATGCCATTTCGATTGATGACGCCCGTTCAACAAAACGGGTCATGCCAACGGTTAATGGTAAAGGATGGGAATTTGAGGTGCTTCTCGATCCCAACGGCGATTTGAAACGGTTGATGAATGTGAATATACCCCCCCACGTTTTTGTCCTGAACGGGAATAAGGAAGTGGTCTGGCAACATGTAGGTTACCTCGATGGTGACGAATTAAAATACATTGAGGTGGTCGAAAAGCTTTTAGCCGGAGAACCCATTGAATAA